In Motacilla alba alba isolate MOTALB_02 chromosome 17, Motacilla_alba_V1.0_pri, whole genome shotgun sequence, the DNA window AAACAGGAGCCACCGCggctctctgcagcccaccCAAGTGCGGGATCGGCAGATGACCACAGACCCCTCGGCCCAACCCCTCACCTGGTGGAGGCTGAGAGCCTCCTGAGCCACCACTTTTTCGAGCGTACTCTGGGGAGGGGGCGGCCGCCGTCTCTGCGCCGCCCTCTGCCCCCGCGCCGTAAGGAGCAGCCCGAGGAGCAGGAGCGCGCGCAGGGCCGCCATGCGCTGGTGTGCGAGGCCGGCACTGCCGGGAAGCGGCGGGGCCAGGCGGGCAGGGTCGGGAGCCAGAAGCCCTGGTGGCAGCTGGACGGGGTCATCGCCGGGGTcagcgcggggccgggctggaGCGCAGAGAGCGGGCCCGGACAGGGCCGGCACAGGGCCCACAGGGCGGAggaggggccgggccggggggctcccgggccgggctggggctgttcGGAAAGGGGCGCGGCTCACGGGACGCGGGCGTGTCGCGCGGGGGCGCTGTCGGGGCGCGGCGCGCGGGGGCGCTGTCGGGGCGCGGCGCGCGGGGGCGCGGTCtggccgggcggggcggggcagcgccgccgctGCGGGGGCACTCGTGAGCGATCGCGCCGCGCTCGGCTCGCTGCGTCTGGCACGCTGCGGGAAGTTCTGTGCTCGAGCCGTCGGGGCTGCGGCCGGACGCGCCGGGTGATTGGCCGGCGGGGGAGGGCCGGCAGCGCCGGCCGGAAGtggcgcggcggggcgggggagcgGAGCCGCCGAGGTgcggggggacagcggggacaccgGGCCCGGCGCGGGGGGACACCGGGCACGGCGCGGGGGGGACACCGGGCCCGGCGCGGGGGGGACACCGGGCCCGGCGCGGGGGGACACCGGGCACTGCGCGGGGGGGACACCGGGCACGGCGCGGGGGGGACACCGGCCATGGAGGACGCCGGGGAAACCGGGCACGGCGAGGGGGGGGACACCGAGCACGGCACGAAGGGAGCAGCGGGCAAGGCTCGGGGGGGCCGCGGGCCCTCGGCGGGTGCAGGTCTCCGTTCCGGGCCTGACGCCGGCACCGCGCTCGTTTCCAGGCGCGGCGGCAGAATGACACGATGGACGCGGGCTGCCCCCGGCTCCCAGACACCGTCCTGTTCGAGATCTTTCTGTACCTGGACCACGCCGACGTGCTCTCGGTGGGCCTTGTCTGCCAGCAGTGGCGCGCCGTGGCTCGCGACGAATTCCTGTGGAAGGAGCTTTTCTACCGCTACTACCGCGTGTCCCGGGATGTGCCTCGGCACCCAGGTGCGCTCTGGGGCACGGGGCTGATCCCGGGGGGCGGCACCAGCCGTGAGCCCGGGACGGAAACTGCACTCCCCCCACTCTGCCCGCCGCTGTCGGGTGGTGGAACCCCTGAACCGCGTTGCCTCAGCTGTGTCACAGTGTCGTGGGCTGAGATGTGAATGGGAAGGGCTCTGGGTCTGCCCAGACCCTTCAGAAATGGGGATCAAAGGGCTGAAAATGCTTtgcctttcccttcttttcacaGAAGGAAGGTTTCCCGAGCTCTCTGGGCAGGTGCTCTCTGTAGCTGCTGTCCAAGGAGATCCCGGGAGCTGCAGTGAGTCACCACatgctgctgcatcccagcctTCATGGGATCTGTGGAATCACTGCTAGCTTGGCCTTTCTGGGAAttggcagcccctctgctgcagctctgtcccttctccagctggagcaggcactgccacagcactgTTGGCTGCTTCGAGGgtcccaggggctgggctgtgtaGGGACACCCGTGCCTGTCTGGCAGATGTGTGCCCCTGTGACAGCACTGGGGACATGTGCTGAGTCAGCAGCTGCCCTACAGCACCAGGGCAGGTTGGCCTTGATCTGGGCTCACAACAGGAGCTgacagagcctggcagggctgtccctggccGAGCGGTCTGAAGGCTTGGGGGTGGCAGTCGTGTGAtcacaggctctgctctctgctgagcaTCCAGTGCTGAAGCAGTTTGGTGCAGTCTGGAAGGATGAGCTGGCTCTGTCACACCAGCTGGGACTTGGCACCAGGAGCCCTTGCTGCCCAGGGGGGTttctctccaagcagcccacTCCCGGTGTGTTGTGGGGCGCgggagggctgtgcagggggcccctgctgtggctgagggAAATGGATCCTGGGTTGTGAGTTGCAGTGGCTACAGAAGGGCAGGAAGAAATGCCAAGGATCAGGCAGTGGGAGCTGATCTCCTTGCAGTAGGAACACCACTGCAGAAGGGCTCTTGGGGGAGGTGGATGTCAATGGGATTCCTCCAGGCTATGTGACTTTGCTCTTGCAGACCCTGGGAGTTCCGTGGGGCTGAGGATGTTCTCTTTAGGGTTTTTCTGAAGCCTTTTGACCAGGCTCgttccctcccagcctcctggagctgcttagtcagctgccagccctgttcTTGAGCACTAATTAGGATCAAACAGTTGGTGTAGCTCAGTAATGTATTCAggctcctccctggctgctggagctgtgggcacCCTGCAcaaggcagcaggacagggacagctggcaggcgtgggcaggggctggagcatgaGTTTGGGCAGCCCCATGGTTAGAGGAATGGTATCCAGTGGGTCTGTAAGATGAAATGTTGGGTTTGCTTGACCAGATGGGGCCTACCCAGGCTTTTCCCATCTGGATGGCTAGGACCAGGAGGTTTGGAGAGGGGGTTGAAGCCTTGAGCAGCAGTGAGATGTGCTGGCAGCAAGCTGgtccctgcctgcaggtgcaggtgcctcctgggctgcagtgtGTTCCAAAAATCCTTCAGTCCTGTTCAGTGTCACTAGGAAAGTTGGCCCTTATCCATGTACATGTCTAatcctctttgcttttctgggaTTTGCTGCTACAAGAAGTCTGTAGGCTGCCTGGCTGGGCCTTTCATTAAAAGttctctttatttgttttttattgtccATCAGTAAGACTCCCATGAGTgtgccccaggctgtgctcagcacattATGCccagcttctgtttttctgtttcattttttcaagtCTCTTACctcacagagatgttttttttccctggtctCAGACCCTTTCTGGAGCCTTCTTAATTCTCTAGACAAGACAGAGGTAATCAGTGCAGAGCTGGGTATGGTGaggagcagcttcccagcctCCCTCTTGTCCCACCTGGTTGATTTGGTTGTGCTGGCGCACATGTTCCTTCTCAGGACTGTTTTGGTCTGACAGCCAGCATCTCTGCCCGGGCTGTtccagcaggggctgtgctggtttggaaagcagaagtgtggtgtggagctgtgtgtgtACTGGAAGaaaggggtttttgtttgtgggtGTAGGGAAGCTGTTGAGGAAAAtgctgagggctgggagctgagctgcagccctgggttggtgccccagcagagctcctggcctTGCTCGCAGGAGCCAGGACTGGTTTATTAAAGCCTGATGCCATGTTTAGCCCAGCTCTTCTTCCCTCCACTCACACTTCTGTCccgtgtccctgctctgtgctgcaggtgctgtcTCATGGTACGATGAGTTCCAGAGGCTCTACGACACTATCCCTTGTGTGGAGGTGCAGGCTCTGAAGGAGCATAGTGACCAAGTTTTGCACCTGAGCTTCTCCCACTCTGGCTGCCTGTTTGCATCGTGCTCCAAAGACTGCACGGTCAAGGTAAAGTGGTAGGTGCCCTGTCCAGCTGTTGCAGCCTTGGTCCAGTGGGGCTTAGCCCTGAGCAGCCTTTGGGGAGTCTGTGGAGAGGTTTGACCAGATGTCCCTGGATTTGGGCTGGTTCCTGTGGGTGCTGAGCTGTCTTCTAAGCCACTGAACTAATGGCTCTTGCAAATGTACCCTTGAGGGCTGTGTGTTCTAGCTCCAGCCTGAGTGTGTGTGCAGGTGGCCGAGGTGCTTTGCTTTGTAGGTGCAGATCAGTGTCCTGTTGTGCCCTGGGTCTGATGAAGACTGGGGAGATAATGATCCACTGCAGTGGATCATGTCTTCCCTGAGTGGTTGTCCTGGGAGGAATCTGTCTGAACAtgctggaaatccagctgtgatAGCACCATACACTGCTTGAACACCTTCTCATCTGGCCAGTGGAACAGCAGTTCTCCATTTGGCCCCTCTCCATTTTCTGTCAGGGGAATGGACAGGGATGTGGTGAGTGGAAGGCAGTTAAATGGGGGTTTTGatactgtttgtttttcatgttctgGTGAGTACTGGCAGAACAGATAAAGCAGAACCACTCTCAGCCTTCTCAGCAGCTTTCTGACTGTGCCATCTCCCTGTAGATCTGGAGCAATGAGCTGGAcatctccctgcagcacagctccaacaTGAGGCCATACAACTGGAGCTACACCCAGTTCTCCCAGTTCAACTCTGATGACTCCCTCCTGCTGGTGTCCGGTGTCTTTGTGGGGCCTCACAACTCCTCCTCGGGGGAGATTGCTGTGATCAGCATGGGTAAGTGGGGCTTCCCTGGGGCATATGAGTTCTGGGGAAGGGGGTTCACTTCTTCTTTGGGTGTGCAGTCGCCTTGTCTCAGCTCGTCTTGACTCCTGAGCTGAGGGGTTCCAATCACAGTTCTAGAGGGGAAACCTCACAGGCAGCCTTAACTCTGTTCAGGTCACTACAGCAGCACATCAAGGCAGTGTTTCGTGTATTTACCCTCACTTCTGTTTTAAGTGCCAGTCTGGGCAAGGGTTGTCCACATCACTCATTTTGAAGCTCCTGCCTATGGCATATGTGGTGCTCGATATAGAGCTACAAAaccctggaatggtttgggttggaagagaccttaaggCTCAGTGtattccaaccccctgccatgggcagggacaccttccactattccagggtgctccaagcctcatccaacctggccttgggcactgccagggattctggggaagccacagctgctctgagcaccctgtgccagggccttctGACCCTCAtagggaacaatttcttcccaatagcccatctaaccctgccctctggcagtgggaagccatcACCTTGTCCTGTGtctccatgccttgtcccagattcctctccagctctttcggagcccctttaggcactggaaggggttGTCAGgtcttcccagagccttctcttcttcaggctggaCACACCCAGCCCTCTCAGCCCATCTCCAGAGGAAAgtggctgcatccagctctcaGGTCACCTTTGTGGCCCTAGTCTCACCCTTAGGTCTCACAGGGCTTTCGGAGGTGTTGTCACCTGAGCCTCTTTaacttctgctgcagctctgtgcatgAGGCTTACCCCCACTGTTATCTCACCATCTTGGTGCTGAGTCCCACAGTACCAGCAATCAGGagtgcagcaggaagcaggagtGCACAGCTGCCTTGGCTGGAGAGGCCCCAAGCCTCAGGGGTGGGAGGGAAATTCTGTATGTGTTTAACTCGTTTTTGTCCCCCGGGGCCTGCTCTGGGCCCCGCTCAGGGAAAGGGTGGGAGGTTGAATTGCTCTATGCTCTGGCTCTCTGCATTGCCCTATTATTTTGGTTTCCTTTGTGCAAGGTATCATCACACATCtctggagaaaagagaaataatctgTCTCTGTAGcagtggctgggagctggatgGGCTTTGGCCTCTCCTACAGAGACCTGAATCCACTTCCTCTGGTTTCTCCAGGGCTCTTGCTGGAAGTCACTGCCTCACACTCATGTTTCCCTTCCAGAGAACTTCACGCTGCTTTCCAGAGTGAGGAATAAGCCCTATGATgtgtttggctgctggctgaATGAAACCAACTTGATATCAGGCAATCTGCATCGGATTGGGCGCATAACCTCCTGCTCGGTGCTGTGGCTGAACAATGCTTTCCAGGTGAGCTGCCTTCCTCCCAGCTTCACAGGCAGGGCAGcttcctgctggctcctgggggagggaaagctgcagggaaggatGGCTCAATCCTCCTGTCCTCCCTGTTTGTCTCCTCTGACTTGCCCTCAGGATCCTGAGCTCGAGGCAACCCTTGCATGAGGTTTCTCCATGCTCAGTGTTATTATACTCACTGCAATATTCTAACTCTGCCCTCAGATCTCATTAACTTTTGTCACATTAATTAGGCTGAGGTGTTGGCTGCAGTGCTCCACAGCGTGCATGGCCCaacagcagggctgctgaggtCCTTGATAGTCTGAAGCTGGTCCTGGGACTGCTGTAGCCTGGCGTGTGTCCCGGCAATGGCCCTTCTCCCACTTGGTAGCTCAGGGTATTTGTGTGAGCTGGAGGCTGAGCTCAGTCCTGCCTGGCCTTGCTGAGGTTTCTTGGGCCGGGTGCTGTCTCTGATTCTGTGGCACTTGGAGAGCCGAGTGTGCTGGCCTCAAACTGCTCATTCACTCCCTAGCACTTGGACTGCTGAGTCGTGTTCCCCATGTTTTGCCTCTGTTTCAGTGCCACACACCGTGTTTTGTGATTTTAACAAGATGCTGTCCCCAGGTAAAATCCTCTGGTAGCAGAGACTCTTCCCACAGCCACATCTCTGTGCTACACTGAGGCATTGCGCCAGCATTACACCTTCCATCCCTGAGATGCCAGGAAAGACCTTGCCCATAACAGGGGTGTGGGAGtacagctgcaggctgggaacagtgaggcagagagggacctgctctgtgtgtctggAGCAGATACCAAGCTGCCCCTGCTGAGGGGTTACAAGCACACTCCAAGAGCACAGGGATTCTCTGCCACTGGTGTTGTGGGCCAGAGAGATCCTACTTCATGCTTATCACAGAGGCCTGTTCCTGAAATCCTTGTCAGTCATAGAATGTAGAGTATCCTGAGGTGGAAGGGACCACAAGGATCAAGTCCagcctcctggccctgcactgTAAAGCACCAGGTAGTACCAGCTGATCACCTCAGGGTacagtggcagcagggctgcccagctgctgtgcttcctcGCTCtactgctgcctgcctgcaggaacGTTTTCTCTTGCTCTGTCTCCATCCAGGATAGGAAGGAGCTCAGTAGAGCTGGCAAGCCTGGGGCCCCTTCTTGTGTCAGTGCCCGACACACTGTGCGGAGGGATCCGTGGGGGCTGGTGTCACTGCACTAGCTCAGGTCTTGGTTTGAACTGTGGAAGTGACTTGGGGTGGTTCCTGCTCACTTCTCCCCTCTGCTCACAGGGCATTGAGTCTGAGAATGTGAATGTAGTGAAGAGACTGTTCAAAATCCAGAACCTGAATGCCAGCACCATCCGGACCGTGATGGTGGCTGACTGCAGCCGGTATGATTCCCCGGATCTGCTCCTGGACTACGAGGAGCAGCTGGCTGCTTCCTCCACCTGCCCAGTCTTTGATCTCGGCAGTGACAGTGAGGAAGAAGGGGCCAAGCCCAAGACGCCTCCGAAGCCAGCTGTACAGGAATTGCCGGATTCCGGGGGTGTGCCAGCAGAgcatgggctgcagcagctctttgatGGTATCATGGAGGGCCACGTGAGGCCTGCCATGACTGAGACAGAGCTGGAGACAAAGGTGGCCGAGCTGTTTGTGCGAAACAGAACTAAACCGCCCGAGCCAAACCTGCTCCCCACAGACAGCAACAGCAAGACAAAGTACTTGATCTTCACCACAGGATGCCTCACCTACTCTCCGCACCAGATAGGTAAGGCTGTGTCTGAGCCTGGGACAGCCGGGGCTCCCTGAgggcctgggctgcagctgcatttgggATTTGGGTCAGGAAAAGACTTAGTCTTTCCGCTGTTTGTTTGTGAGGTGTGAACTGGGGTTTGCTCTGGGTTCTGAGAGGCCCCATCACTGTGGGGAGTTTCACCTCCTCCACTTGCCTGAGGGTTGTTTTGTTGCTGCCAGCATGACATGTGGCCAAAGTCATGGCAAGCGCTGAGCAGAAAAGCAAGAAGGAGCTTCTGGTTAAGGACACCAGCCATGAGCAGCAGtgggtgcagggacaggacagcagTTGCCCTGGAGGAGTGTGTGGAGGGACTTCAGTCCTGTTCTCTTGTGGGGGAAGACTGGGCTGGTCTGAGCAGCATGAAGTTGATGTGTGAGTCACTTGTGCTGTTCCCCTGCCCCTTGCCTGcctcccctctgccatgggTGGGACCACCCTTATGTGTGCATCCAGCCTCAGTGAGACACTTGGGACTGGGGAGGTTTCCGAGGGGATTATtcactgccccagcctgtgtttgtgtggTGAGCGaggctgggcaggctgcagcctcctcctttGTACTAGTGGGGTGCAATGTGCTGTGGGTGCAGCATGCACCAGGCCGTGACATGGCTGGTGACCTTGTCCTGTGTTAGGATGTCACTTGCTGTCACCTGCAGCCCCCCCTGTTAAGACAACAGGTCTAGCAGAGCCTGAATTTACAGGAAATCCTGTGGGGAGCTCCTcagtggggagcaggagcagacagACTGGCTGTTTCCCCAAGAGACTCTAAAGCTGGCAGAGAGGTGGAAAGGATCAGGAGtgtgggggaggagggagctgctcccagacaAGACTGCTGTGAAGCCAGACAGTTTCAGTTCTTTTCACTGCTCACACAGTTACAGCCATGCTTTCTTGCTCTCCTGACTTTCCCGTGACATGGTCCCACACCAGTACAGCCCAGTAAGGTGGGGGAAGGCAGATTTTAAGTTGTAAGCAACTTAATCTTTGCCCACCTCAGTTAGGAATATGGCCTGGACTGAATGAGCTCTGCTTCATGCTCCTGCCTGTGGGCTGGGTTGGCAGACAGCCATGTTGActcagccctgggctgagctgaggcaGCACCTGGATCCCCTGGGCTGAGCCAAGGCCACCTTGCAGACTGCAGCCTGCCACACGCCGAGGCAGGGCCTTTGGGCTCCCGAATTCCTCCGCAGCCTCCCAGGGCTGAAGGATTTGTGTGATGCCTTTGAGCTCTGTGActccctggctggcagccagcactTGCAGTACAGGCTGCTGCTTGCAGGGCTGAACACTGGCTCAGTTCCTGTCCCACCATGAGTCACGGCAGTGTCATTTGCCCTTTGGTTTGTGTGCAGAACTGGCTCTGTGCGCCTGCTCTGTGCCCAACAGGACCTGAAGGAGCTCACTATGTGCTCACCTCCCACTCTatgcagtgctgctccagtgtgaaGTCGAGTTCCCGTTTCTCATGCTGATTCCAGGTtgagcagcctgtcctgctgaCTCATGTGTGTTTGAGTATGGAACAGGGAGCATGGTGCTGTGGAAGTGAGGATGAAGATGCTGGTGAGCAGCACCAGTGGGGTGGAAGAACACCAGTCCTGTCTCAAAGGTCCCAGGCTCAGGGGCAGAGATATTAGGAATGACCTTGGACTTGAGCTGTAGTGGGCTGTCAACTGTGTCTTcttgggctgcaggagagggcaAAAATCAAAGGTGTTGTTAGCAATTCCTGCAGAGGGgcgatgggatgggatgggccACCTTCCAGCTCCCCCTGGACCTGCTGAGGATGAAGCCTGTGTTTGCCCAGGAGGTACTGAGGCTCACAGGGGTCCTCCAGGACGCCATTGGGGATGGACCATTTGTTGatctgtttgtgttttggacctcttcagagctggaaggggacacCCATCACTTGCCTCATTTAGTGAGGAGATTCAGAAGTTACAAAGCACTTGAGCACAGTTTGGGTTTAAATGTCTGTTCTTTGAACTTTCTAGGACAGATCCCCACCTGCACTTGACAGTCAGGGGAAAACCCTGCCACAGCCAGTGcatctgctgggctgctccaggctggctaCTGCAGAGAatgggctcagcccagggaaTCATTTAGGAGAAAAACCCTTCTACAACTAGCGTGTCTCCTGGGCCAACACAGCTTCCATGTGCTCCAGAGATGGGCTGAAGCAAGGTTTGGCTGCACCCACAGGCCACTGGGATCTCCCTTTCTGGGGTTGGATGTGCCAGGACCTTGCTGATGGGCAAGGTCCTGGCCCAAAGCCCACCTGGTGAGCTGAAGGAGCCTGGCCAggacagcagccctgtcccagaCCTTGTACAGCAAGCTGGTTGTCCTTTCTTAGCCACACCAAGGGAAGCCTCTCCCTGAAGCCTGgcacctcccccagccctgctggcagctgcttgtGGAACTGCCTCCCTCTGCTTTCTGTCCCACAGGGATTAAAAGGATCCTGCCCCATCAGATGACAACTGCAGGGCCAGTGCTGGGGGAGGAACGGCGCTCAGATGAGTTCTTTGACTCCCTTGATCACGTCATCGACATCCATGGGCACATCATCGGCATGGGCCTCTCCCCTGACCACCGGTGAGCACAGAGGGCTTCAAGAACTGCCAGGGTGGGCAAGAGCTGCTCACAGGCTCTGTGGGGTGACCAGGACATGAAGTGGTGGATGGATTGGGTGCCTGCTGATCCAAGTGATGATGGTGTGTTACTGCTGAGCTTCGCCCCTGGCTGTGACAGGAATGTGTTCCTGAGCCAGCTCAGGACAGAGTGGCTCCTTCTAAGAGTGGAGGAGCTGCCCAATGTGTCTTGTTCCTGAGGTAGATCATCCATAGAATCCTaggatggtttgtgttggaaggtaGTTTAAAAACCATCTAAtccccaccccctgccatgggcagggacatcttccactattCCAAGGTGCTCCAAGCTCCGTCcacttggccttgaacacttccagggatcccaGGGCAGCCAtagctgctctgagcaccctgtgccagggccttctGACCCTCAtagggaacaatttcttccc includes these proteins:
- the FBXW5 gene encoding F-box/WD repeat-containing protein 5 isoform X1 encodes the protein MDAGCPRLPDTVLFEIFLYLDHADVLSVGLVCQQWRAVARDEFLWKELFYRYYRVSRDVPRHPGAVSWYDEFQRLYDTIPCVEVQALKEHSDQVLHLSFSHSGCLFASCSKDCTVKIWSNELDISLQHSSNMRPYNWSYTQFSQFNSDDSLLLVSGVFVGPHNSSSGEIAVISMENFTLLSRVRNKPYDVFGCWLNETNLISGNLHRIGRITSCSVLWLNNAFQGIESENVNVVKRLFKIQNLNASTIRTVMVADCSRYDSPDLLLDYEEQLAASSTCPVFDLGSDSEEEGAKPKTPPKPAVQELPDSGGVPAEHGLQQLFDGIMEGHVRPAMTETELETKVAELFVRNRTKPPEPNLLPTDSNSKTKYLIFTTGCLTYSPHQIGIKRILPHQMTTAGPVLGEERRSDEFFDSLDHVIDIHGHIIGMGLSPDHRYLYVNSRAWPRDCVISDPMQPPPIAEEIDLHVFDLKTMKEVKRALRAHRAYTPNEECFFIFLDVSRDFVASGAEDRHGYIWDRHYNICLAKLQHDNVVNSVAFSPVEQELLLTASDDTTIKVWRSPRAVRIRQARRPRPRKLLFSWLLNQKS
- the FBXW5 gene encoding F-box/WD repeat-containing protein 5 isoform X2, translated to MDRDVIWSNELDISLQHSSNMRPYNWSYTQFSQFNSDDSLLLVSGVFVGPHNSSSGEIAVISMENFTLLSRVRNKPYDVFGCWLNETNLISGNLHRIGRITSCSVLWLNNAFQGIESENVNVVKRLFKIQNLNASTIRTVMVADCSRYDSPDLLLDYEEQLAASSTCPVFDLGSDSEEEGAKPKTPPKPAVQELPDSGGVPAEHGLQQLFDGIMEGHVRPAMTETELETKVAELFVRNRTKPPEPNLLPTDSNSKTKYLIFTTGCLTYSPHQIGIKRILPHQMTTAGPVLGEERRSDEFFDSLDHVIDIHGHIIGMGLSPDHRYLYVNSRAWPRDCVISDPMQPPPIAEEIDLHVFDLKTMKEVKRALRAHRAYTPNEECFFIFLDVSRDFVASGAEDRHGYIWDRHYNICLAKLQHDNVVNSVAFSPVEQELLLTASDDTTIKVWRSPRAVRIRQARRPRPRKLLFSWLLNQKS